In Onychostoma macrolepis isolate SWU-2019 chromosome 06, ASM1243209v1, whole genome shotgun sequence, one DNA window encodes the following:
- the ripor3 gene encoding RIPOR family member 3 isoform X1, which yields MEMCVLPLFRGGGEMSVKLKFDCPADGGMVQRSRSFTGVNTLGGRRRLSSARSSLRTKVVAGKSPRIPSSSRVGSSVWGQQPEQVDRIFQALRKGLKDYLENHQTELDFLSSQQRDTKRNSRLGFFYDLEKEIRALERYIRRLEFQISKVEELYESYCIQWRLCQGALNMKRAFSLSPSSRQSRESLLELNRNHRHSLEDMCAMEGELEILLGELQIKMKGLIGFARLCPGDQYEVLIRLGRQRWRIRGRIQTDDRQLWDEEEMVFLPHIHGNFEIKVTEVKGLSSILVGMVTCRSADFFTARPQMMVVDITELGTIKLQLEVVWNPFDSCEVRPLTASASRQSIHSRKGSVYSWTPPNTPSFTEKYFLSMMRQIQDVDGSFSIGSRESRGVSLLSYLADSTQALSPPAYEKTSDPSTIHHPVLDTKLQDDDLLKTPTEDAEESVEWPSETDTASPSPAGSKRDSIFLFHRYSTPDILKQNGEATPSTGEGDAQETTAPGEAPEEETSFKQGIEDRLLVKDRKASRAQKRAVAKRVSSLLDDLNRELEEMSNAETLKKLDLQIRLLNEVLKKDLDPPQMPSSQTLAVEEEEVLGSFDFLSADCNEDEISNMGSIRLGYTGIGSFNENTLKSMGLSSQDKTAPSSEDTGEGEVRQRGDGAVKPSLSTGVYSLDQALETHLSVCAVLLGALKCSDSDLVHKDVMEEISRQVDMLEKIVTLSQRMIEEISVSELLARAPKGIEVFWKECCESDSPFCCSTDGFLRTLRKHYIHKVKAKQPGQADAVFSQLLHQVQCSCMMASVTQCTTDQVTVFQLLVYLNRWSITDFGEHISLLSKEVYLIASLESPKRRRALKKLKGKRISELQPTGRTLQLLAKLQTDANHKVASAATSCLSRASRSKSFRAKAVLHYTDLLRNSNTQVRHEACLALKCLKASESAEQVAELWRSTDEDLRNAARETVLSFGKKGHMAFQRMDQIYELQDEAYKNLETEITIL from the exons ATGGAAATGTGTGTTTTGCCATTATTTCGCG gtGGAGGCGAGATGTCAGTAAAGCTGAAGTTTGATTGTCCGGCTGACGGCGGGATGGTGCAGCGGAGCCGCTCCTTCACTGGAGTAAACACACTCGGTGGCCGAAGAAG ACTTTCCTCGGCTCGTAGCTCTCTTCGCACAAAAGTCGTAGCAGGGAAATCTCCCAGAATACCCTCCTCGAGTCGGGTGGGCAGCAGCGTCTGGGGGCAACAGCCTGAGCAGGTGGACAGAATCTTCCAAGCTTTGAGGAAAGGGCTCAA GGACTACTTGGAAAACCATCAAACAGAGCTGGACTTCCTGTCATCCCAGCAGAGAGACACAAAGAGGAACTCCAGACTT GGTTTTTTCTATGACCTGGAAAAG GAGATACGAGCCTTAGAGAGATACATAAGGCGCCTTGAGTTTCAAATTAGTAAG GTTGAAGAGCTGTATGAGTCCTATTGTATCCAGTGGCGGCTCTGCCAAGGAGCTTTGAACATGAAGAGAGCTTTCTCTCTGTCCCCGTCTTCACGACAGTCTAGAGAGAGTCTACTGGAGCTGAACCGCAACCACAGACACAGCCTGGAG GATATGTGTGCAATGGAAGGAGAACTGGAAATCCTGCTGGGCGAGCTGCAAATCAAAATGAAAG GGTTGATAGGATTTGCTCGACTCTGCCCTGGAGATCAGTATGAG GTGTTGATCCGGCTGGGCCGACAGAGGTGGAGAATCAGAGGGAGAATCCAGACAGATGACAGACAGCTGTGGGATGAAGAAGAGATGGTCTTCCTCCCTCACATCCACGGGAACTTTGAGATTAAG GTCACAGAGGTCAAGGGGTTAAGCTCTATCCTGGTCGGCATGGTAACGTGCAGGAGTGCGGATTTTTTCACAGCGCGGCCGCAGATGATGGTTGTGGATATTACAGAGCTGGGAACCATCAAGCTACAGCTAGAGGTGGTTTGGAA TCCATTTGATAGCTGTGAGGTGAGGCCTCTCACAGCGTCCGCCAGCCGCCAGTCCATCCACAGCAGAAAGGGATCCGTATATAGCTGGACGCCTCCCAACACACCCAGTTTCACTGAGAAATACTTTCTA TCTATGATGCGTCAGATACAGGATGTGGATGGCTCTTTCTCCATTGGCTCACGTGAATCGAGGGGCGTGTCTTTACTCAGCTACCTGGCTGACTCCACCCAGGCACTCAGTCCTCCTGCCTATGAGAAGACAAGTGACCCATCAACCATACACCACCCTGTTCTAGACACTAAATTACAGGATGACGATCTACTGAAGACTCCCACAGAAGAC GCTGAGGAGAGTGTGGAATGGCCATCAGAGACTGACACAGCTTCCCCCAGTCCTGCGGGCAGCAAGCGAGACTCCATATTCCTCTTTCACCGCTACAGCACGCCTGACATCCTCAAGCAAAATGGAGAGGCAACCCCCAGCACAGGTGAAGGAGACGCACAAGAGACGACGGCCCCGGGTGAGGCCCCTGAAGAGGAGACCTCGTTCAAGCAGGGAATTGAAGACAGACTCCTGGTGAAGGACAGAAAAGCGAGCAGAGCTCAGAAGAGAGCTGTGGCTAAGAGAGTCAGTTCACTGCTAGATGATCTGAATAGAGAGCTGGAGGAAATGAGCAACGCAGAGACATTAAAGAAGCTAGATCTGCAGATACGGCTGCTGAACGAGGTCTTGAAG AAGGACCTCGACCCTCCACAGATGCCCTCATCTCAGACACTAGCAgtagaggaagaggaagtgCTGGGCAGTTTCGACTTCCTCTCTGCAGATTGTAATGAAGATGAAATATCAAATATGGGCAGCATCAGACTCGGGTACACTGG gaTTGGTTCCTTTAATGAGAACACCCTGAAAAGCATGGGTCTGTCATCTCAGGATAAAACCGCTCCGTCCTCAGAAGACACAGGTGAAGGAGAGGTCAGACAGAGAGGAGACGGTGCAGTAAAGCCGTCACTCAGCACAGGGGTCTACAGTCTGGATCAAGCTCTTGAAACCCACCTCAGTGTCTGCGCAGTGCTGCTGGGG GCTCTAAAGTGTTCTGACTCTGATCTTGTGCACAAAGACGTGATGGAGGAGATCTCGCGGCAAGTTGACATGCTGGAAAAAATCGTCACTCTGTCGCAGAGGATGATAGAGGAGATCTCAGTGTCAGAAT TGTTGGCCAGAGCTCCTAAGGGGATTGAAGTATTTTGGAAGGAGTGCTGCGAGAGTGACTCGCCTTTCTGCTGCTCCACGGATGGGTTTCTCAGGACACTGCGCAAACATTACATCCACAAAGTCAAAGCCAAACAGCCAGGCCAGGCTGATGCAG TTTTCAGTCAGTTGCTGCATCAGGTGCAGTGCAGCTGTATGATGGCGTCTGTGACTCAGTGCACTACAGACCAAGTGACTGTGTTTCAGCTGTTAGTCTACCTCAACAGATGGAGTATCACTGACTTTGGGGAGCACATCTCTCTCCTCTCTAAAGAAG TGTATCTGATAGCCAGTCTGGAGAGTCCCAAGAGGAGGCGAGCTCTGAAAAAGCTGAAAGGCAAGCGCATCTCTGAGCTGCAGCCGACGGGACGCACCCTCCAGCTCCTGGCCAAGCTACAGACAGACGCCAATCACAAGGTGGCTTCAGCAGCCACGTCCTGCCTTAGCAGGGCCTCGCGGTCCAAATCCTTCAGGGCAAAG GCAGTCCTTCACTACACAGATCTGCTGAGAAACAGCAACACACAAGTGCGGCATGAGGCCTGTCTGGCTCTGAAATGTCTAAAG GCCTCAGAGAGCGCAGAGCAGGTGGCAGAACTGTGGCGCTCCACGGATGAAGACCTGAGGAACGCCGCACGGGAGACCGTACTGTCCTTCG GCAAGAAAGGTCACATGGCATTCCAGCGTATGGACCAGATATATGAGCTACAGGACGAGGCTTACAAGAACCTGGAAACAGAAATCACAATCTTATAG
- the ripor3 gene encoding RIPOR family member 3 isoform X2 encodes MEMCVLPLFRGGGEMSVKLKFDCPADGGMVQRSRSFTGVNTLGGRRRLSSARSSLRTKVVAGKSPRIPSSSRVGSSVWGQQPEQVDRIFQALRKGLKDYLENHQTELDFLSSQQRDTKRNSRLGFFYDLEKEIRALERYIRRLEFQISKVEELYESYCIQWRLCQGALNMKRAFSLSPSSRQSRESLLELNRNHRHSLEDMCAMEGELEILLGELQIKMKGFARLCPGDQYEVLIRLGRQRWRIRGRIQTDDRQLWDEEEMVFLPHIHGNFEIKVTEVKGLSSILVGMVTCRSADFFTARPQMMVVDITELGTIKLQLEVVWNPFDSCEVRPLTASASRQSIHSRKGSVYSWTPPNTPSFTEKYFLSMMRQIQDVDGSFSIGSRESRGVSLLSYLADSTQALSPPAYEKTSDPSTIHHPVLDTKLQDDDLLKTPTEDAEESVEWPSETDTASPSPAGSKRDSIFLFHRYSTPDILKQNGEATPSTGEGDAQETTAPGEAPEEETSFKQGIEDRLLVKDRKASRAQKRAVAKRVSSLLDDLNRELEEMSNAETLKKLDLQIRLLNEVLKKDLDPPQMPSSQTLAVEEEEVLGSFDFLSADCNEDEISNMGSIRLGYTGIGSFNENTLKSMGLSSQDKTAPSSEDTGEGEVRQRGDGAVKPSLSTGVYSLDQALETHLSVCAVLLGALKCSDSDLVHKDVMEEISRQVDMLEKIVTLSQRMIEEISVSELLARAPKGIEVFWKECCESDSPFCCSTDGFLRTLRKHYIHKVKAKQPGQADAVFSQLLHQVQCSCMMASVTQCTTDQVTVFQLLVYLNRWSITDFGEHISLLSKEVYLIASLESPKRRRALKKLKGKRISELQPTGRTLQLLAKLQTDANHKVASAATSCLSRASRSKSFRAKAVLHYTDLLRNSNTQVRHEACLALKCLKASESAEQVAELWRSTDEDLRNAARETVLSFGKKGHMAFQRMDQIYELQDEAYKNLETEITIL; translated from the exons ATGGAAATGTGTGTTTTGCCATTATTTCGCG gtGGAGGCGAGATGTCAGTAAAGCTGAAGTTTGATTGTCCGGCTGACGGCGGGATGGTGCAGCGGAGCCGCTCCTTCACTGGAGTAAACACACTCGGTGGCCGAAGAAG ACTTTCCTCGGCTCGTAGCTCTCTTCGCACAAAAGTCGTAGCAGGGAAATCTCCCAGAATACCCTCCTCGAGTCGGGTGGGCAGCAGCGTCTGGGGGCAACAGCCTGAGCAGGTGGACAGAATCTTCCAAGCTTTGAGGAAAGGGCTCAA GGACTACTTGGAAAACCATCAAACAGAGCTGGACTTCCTGTCATCCCAGCAGAGAGACACAAAGAGGAACTCCAGACTT GGTTTTTTCTATGACCTGGAAAAG GAGATACGAGCCTTAGAGAGATACATAAGGCGCCTTGAGTTTCAAATTAGTAAG GTTGAAGAGCTGTATGAGTCCTATTGTATCCAGTGGCGGCTCTGCCAAGGAGCTTTGAACATGAAGAGAGCTTTCTCTCTGTCCCCGTCTTCACGACAGTCTAGAGAGAGTCTACTGGAGCTGAACCGCAACCACAGACACAGCCTGGAG GATATGTGTGCAATGGAAGGAGAACTGGAAATCCTGCTGGGCGAGCTGCAAATCAAAATGAAAG GATTTGCTCGACTCTGCCCTGGAGATCAGTATGAG GTGTTGATCCGGCTGGGCCGACAGAGGTGGAGAATCAGAGGGAGAATCCAGACAGATGACAGACAGCTGTGGGATGAAGAAGAGATGGTCTTCCTCCCTCACATCCACGGGAACTTTGAGATTAAG GTCACAGAGGTCAAGGGGTTAAGCTCTATCCTGGTCGGCATGGTAACGTGCAGGAGTGCGGATTTTTTCACAGCGCGGCCGCAGATGATGGTTGTGGATATTACAGAGCTGGGAACCATCAAGCTACAGCTAGAGGTGGTTTGGAA TCCATTTGATAGCTGTGAGGTGAGGCCTCTCACAGCGTCCGCCAGCCGCCAGTCCATCCACAGCAGAAAGGGATCCGTATATAGCTGGACGCCTCCCAACACACCCAGTTTCACTGAGAAATACTTTCTA TCTATGATGCGTCAGATACAGGATGTGGATGGCTCTTTCTCCATTGGCTCACGTGAATCGAGGGGCGTGTCTTTACTCAGCTACCTGGCTGACTCCACCCAGGCACTCAGTCCTCCTGCCTATGAGAAGACAAGTGACCCATCAACCATACACCACCCTGTTCTAGACACTAAATTACAGGATGACGATCTACTGAAGACTCCCACAGAAGAC GCTGAGGAGAGTGTGGAATGGCCATCAGAGACTGACACAGCTTCCCCCAGTCCTGCGGGCAGCAAGCGAGACTCCATATTCCTCTTTCACCGCTACAGCACGCCTGACATCCTCAAGCAAAATGGAGAGGCAACCCCCAGCACAGGTGAAGGAGACGCACAAGAGACGACGGCCCCGGGTGAGGCCCCTGAAGAGGAGACCTCGTTCAAGCAGGGAATTGAAGACAGACTCCTGGTGAAGGACAGAAAAGCGAGCAGAGCTCAGAAGAGAGCTGTGGCTAAGAGAGTCAGTTCACTGCTAGATGATCTGAATAGAGAGCTGGAGGAAATGAGCAACGCAGAGACATTAAAGAAGCTAGATCTGCAGATACGGCTGCTGAACGAGGTCTTGAAG AAGGACCTCGACCCTCCACAGATGCCCTCATCTCAGACACTAGCAgtagaggaagaggaagtgCTGGGCAGTTTCGACTTCCTCTCTGCAGATTGTAATGAAGATGAAATATCAAATATGGGCAGCATCAGACTCGGGTACACTGG gaTTGGTTCCTTTAATGAGAACACCCTGAAAAGCATGGGTCTGTCATCTCAGGATAAAACCGCTCCGTCCTCAGAAGACACAGGTGAAGGAGAGGTCAGACAGAGAGGAGACGGTGCAGTAAAGCCGTCACTCAGCACAGGGGTCTACAGTCTGGATCAAGCTCTTGAAACCCACCTCAGTGTCTGCGCAGTGCTGCTGGGG GCTCTAAAGTGTTCTGACTCTGATCTTGTGCACAAAGACGTGATGGAGGAGATCTCGCGGCAAGTTGACATGCTGGAAAAAATCGTCACTCTGTCGCAGAGGATGATAGAGGAGATCTCAGTGTCAGAAT TGTTGGCCAGAGCTCCTAAGGGGATTGAAGTATTTTGGAAGGAGTGCTGCGAGAGTGACTCGCCTTTCTGCTGCTCCACGGATGGGTTTCTCAGGACACTGCGCAAACATTACATCCACAAAGTCAAAGCCAAACAGCCAGGCCAGGCTGATGCAG TTTTCAGTCAGTTGCTGCATCAGGTGCAGTGCAGCTGTATGATGGCGTCTGTGACTCAGTGCACTACAGACCAAGTGACTGTGTTTCAGCTGTTAGTCTACCTCAACAGATGGAGTATCACTGACTTTGGGGAGCACATCTCTCTCCTCTCTAAAGAAG TGTATCTGATAGCCAGTCTGGAGAGTCCCAAGAGGAGGCGAGCTCTGAAAAAGCTGAAAGGCAAGCGCATCTCTGAGCTGCAGCCGACGGGACGCACCCTCCAGCTCCTGGCCAAGCTACAGACAGACGCCAATCACAAGGTGGCTTCAGCAGCCACGTCCTGCCTTAGCAGGGCCTCGCGGTCCAAATCCTTCAGGGCAAAG GCAGTCCTTCACTACACAGATCTGCTGAGAAACAGCAACACACAAGTGCGGCATGAGGCCTGTCTGGCTCTGAAATGTCTAAAG GCCTCAGAGAGCGCAGAGCAGGTGGCAGAACTGTGGCGCTCCACGGATGAAGACCTGAGGAACGCCGCACGGGAGACCGTACTGTCCTTCG GCAAGAAAGGTCACATGGCATTCCAGCGTATGGACCAGATATATGAGCTACAGGACGAGGCTTACAAGAACCTGGAAACAGAAATCACAATCTTATAG